A part of Streptomyces sp. NBC_01235 genomic DNA contains:
- a CDS encoding aldehyde dehydrogenase family protein, protein MPSSVQEAVHACAVRATQGSAALARASDVEIDTALRAMAERLHTARDVLTAANQADLRAAASSGMSAALQDRLRLTGPRLEDMAAALRALADVPHEPRDSVLEERPDGLVLLERRRPVGVIGANFEARPNVTLDVASQFLKSRNGGVLRTGSAALRSSQALVTHVITPALTGAGLNPDAIQLVPSEDRAAAYALVSLPETIPLVILRGSGDSTRELGREAARHGVRTLAHADGGGVLYVAPDADEKLVHELVTSSLDRLGVCNRLNLLLIDRAVHDKLLPGILKTLEDLGIAASLPPHPHARGYEWSLDSERAATVTIDEADGPAQAARIANEETSGLAAAIATHDPDTADRFMDAYGGSGVFWNSTTRLLDGFKLLRLPETGINIDRVPGPRGPVTYRDLYLRQYMVRPAASPHR, encoded by the coding sequence GTGCCCAGCTCTGTCCAGGAGGCGGTTCATGCCTGCGCGGTCCGGGCGACACAGGGCTCGGCGGCCTTGGCCCGGGCGTCGGACGTGGAGATCGACACCGCCCTGCGGGCCATGGCGGAGCGGCTGCACACGGCGCGCGACGTGCTGACAGCGGCGAATCAGGCCGACCTGCGAGCGGCCGCATCGAGCGGGATGTCGGCGGCACTGCAGGATCGCCTCCGGCTGACCGGCCCGCGGCTTGAGGACATGGCCGCGGCGTTGCGTGCGCTGGCGGACGTGCCGCACGAGCCGCGGGACAGCGTCCTCGAGGAGCGTCCCGACGGCCTGGTCCTGCTGGAGCGCCGCCGTCCTGTAGGGGTCATCGGCGCGAACTTCGAGGCGCGTCCGAATGTGACGCTCGATGTCGCGTCCCAGTTCCTCAAGTCCCGCAACGGCGGCGTACTGCGCACCGGTTCGGCGGCCCTGCGCTCCTCCCAGGCCCTGGTCACCCACGTGATCACGCCCGCTCTCACCGGCGCGGGACTGAACCCGGACGCCATCCAGCTGGTGCCGAGCGAGGATCGGGCCGCTGCGTACGCGCTGGTATCGCTGCCCGAGACCATCCCGCTGGTCATCCTGCGCGGCAGCGGCGACAGCACCCGGGAACTCGGCCGAGAGGCCGCCCGCCACGGTGTGCGCACGCTGGCCCACGCGGACGGCGGCGGAGTGCTCTACGTGGCCCCGGACGCCGACGAGAAGCTGGTGCACGAGCTGGTCACCAGCAGCCTGGACCGGCTGGGCGTCTGCAACCGGCTCAATCTGCTCCTCATCGACCGGGCTGTCCACGACAAGCTGCTGCCGGGCATTCTGAAGACGCTCGAAGACCTGGGCATCGCAGCGTCGCTGCCGCCGCACCCCCACGCGCGCGGTTACGAGTGGTCCCTGGACTCCGAGCGTGCGGCAACGGTGACGATCGACGAGGCGGACGGCCCGGCCCAAGCCGCACGGATCGCGAACGAGGAGACCTCCGGGCTGGCCGCCGCCATCGCCACCCACGACCCGGACACCGCAGACCGGTTCATGGACGCCTACGGTGGCTCAGGCGTCTTCTGGAACTCCACCACACGCCTCCTCGACGGCTTCAAGCTCCTGCGCCTGCCGGAAACCGGCATCAACATCGACCGCGTCCCCGGTCCCCGCGGCCCCGTCACCTACCGTGACTTGTACCTGCGCCAGTACATGGTTCGACCCGCGGCGTCCCCGCACAGGTGA
- a CDS encoding SDR family NAD(P)-dependent oxidoreductase, with the protein MSPTAMKKIDYRTQTTLITGASAGLGAEFARQFAERGSDLVLVARRADRLEALADELSAKYRITATVVPFDLTVPAAGEALAKEVARRGITVTSLVNNAGFGTHAPFRQEDPERVQQEIGLNVASLVDVTRAFIGQLTGVLVNVASSLGYQPWPNAAVYGATKAFVLSFTEALWQESRGTGLRVLALSPGPTRTEFFDAAGSDDMARGVRLQTPRQVVTTALRTLDRRNPPPSVVSGTFNWVMTLTSRFTTRRANVLAFGAMTQWQMRSSRSGH; encoded by the coding sequence GTGTCCCCGACCGCCATGAAGAAGATCGACTACCGTACCCAGACCACATTGATCACCGGGGCGAGTGCCGGACTCGGCGCGGAGTTCGCCCGCCAGTTCGCCGAGCGAGGCTCGGACCTCGTGCTGGTCGCCCGCCGCGCGGACCGGCTGGAGGCCCTGGCCGACGAGCTGTCCGCGAAGTACCGGATCACCGCCACGGTGGTGCCGTTCGACCTCACCGTGCCGGCCGCGGGCGAAGCGCTGGCCAAGGAGGTGGCCCGGCGCGGGATCACCGTCACCAGCCTCGTCAACAACGCCGGTTTCGGCACCCACGCCCCGTTCCGCCAGGAGGACCCGGAGCGTGTCCAGCAGGAGATCGGCTTGAACGTGGCCAGCCTGGTCGACGTCACCCGGGCCTTCATCGGCCAGCTGACCGGTGTCCTGGTCAACGTCGCCAGCTCCCTCGGGTACCAGCCGTGGCCCAACGCCGCCGTCTACGGGGCGACCAAGGCCTTCGTGCTGAGCTTCACCGAGGCGCTGTGGCAGGAATCGCGAGGAACCGGCCTGCGCGTGCTCGCCCTCTCCCCGGGCCCCACCCGCACCGAGTTCTTCGACGCGGCCGGCTCCGACGACATGGCCCGCGGCGTCCGGCTGCAGACGCCGCGCCAGGTGGTCACCACCGCACTGCGCACGCTGGACCGGCGCAACCCGCCGCCCAGCGTCGTCTCCGGCACGTTCAACTGGGTGATGACCCTGACCTCGCGCTTCACCACCCGCCGAGCCAACGTTCTGGCCTTCGGTGCGATGACGCAGTGGCAGATGCGCTCGAGCCGATCCGGCCACTGA
- a CDS encoding aldehyde dehydrogenase family protein — MNTNAPTGGQPDIAVTAASAAGTVARLRATFNTGRTKPVAWRKQQLQALRRLLTEHEDVFVQALQTDLGKSATESRMTEIGFLVREIDHTLSHLDRWLRPKRASVPLSLMPSRAWTVREPLGVVLVIAPWNYPLNLALAPVIGALAAGNAVVLKPSEVAPATSAVLAHWLTRVLDPQAVAVVEGGVPETTALLEQRFDHIFYTGNGAVGRIVMTAAARHLTPVTLELGGKSPAVVEPGADLATAARRIALGKFMNAGQTCVAPDYVLAIGEAGAEIEAHLTQAVREMYGTDPARSNDYGRIVNERHFDRLAGLLNDGRTVVGGDHDRDTRYIAPTVLADVDPDSPVMRDEIFGPVLPIVRVPDLDAAIAFITGRDKPLALYAFTASKRSKRRLTAETSSGGLTFGLSLLQLGALDLPFGGVGESGMGRYHGSYSLDTFSHLKSVLDKPLKPDTLGVATPPYTPFKDRILRRIT; from the coding sequence ATGAACACCAACGCACCCACCGGCGGTCAGCCGGACATCGCCGTTACGGCGGCCTCTGCGGCGGGGACCGTCGCGCGACTGCGGGCCACGTTCAACACCGGCCGCACCAAGCCCGTCGCCTGGCGGAAGCAGCAGCTGCAGGCGTTGAGGCGTCTGCTGACGGAGCATGAGGACGTGTTCGTCCAGGCGCTGCAGACCGACCTCGGCAAGAGCGCGACCGAGTCGCGCATGACGGAGATCGGCTTCCTGGTCAGGGAGATCGACCACACCCTGAGTCATCTCGACCGGTGGCTGCGTCCGAAGAGAGCCTCCGTGCCCCTGTCGCTCATGCCGTCCCGGGCCTGGACCGTGCGTGAGCCGCTGGGTGTCGTGCTGGTCATCGCGCCCTGGAACTACCCGCTCAATCTGGCGCTCGCGCCGGTCATCGGTGCCCTGGCTGCCGGTAACGCGGTCGTCCTCAAGCCCAGCGAGGTCGCCCCCGCGACCTCGGCCGTGCTCGCCCACTGGCTGACCCGGGTTCTGGACCCGCAGGCCGTGGCCGTCGTCGAGGGAGGCGTGCCGGAGACGACCGCTCTGCTGGAGCAGCGCTTCGACCACATCTTCTACACGGGCAACGGCGCGGTCGGACGTATCGTCATGACCGCCGCGGCCCGTCATCTCACCCCGGTCACCCTGGAGCTGGGCGGCAAGAGCCCCGCCGTCGTCGAACCCGGTGCCGACCTCGCGACGGCCGCCCGCCGCATCGCCCTGGGCAAGTTCATGAACGCGGGCCAGACCTGCGTCGCACCCGACTACGTGCTGGCGATAGGTGAGGCGGGCGCCGAGATAGAGGCGCACCTGACGCAGGCGGTCCGCGAGATGTACGGCACCGATCCGGCTCGCAGCAACGACTACGGTCGTATCGTCAACGAGCGCCACTTCGACCGGCTGGCCGGCCTGCTGAACGACGGCCGGACCGTCGTGGGCGGCGACCACGACCGCGACACCCGCTACATCGCCCCGACCGTGCTGGCCGACGTCGACCCCGACTCCCCGGTGATGCGCGACGAGATCTTCGGTCCCGTCCTGCCCATCGTCCGGGTTCCCGACCTGGACGCGGCGATCGCCTTCATCACCGGACGGGACAAGCCGCTGGCCCTGTACGCCTTCACCGCGTCCAAGCGCTCCAAGCGGCGCCTGACCGCGGAGACGTCCTCCGGTGGCCTGACCTTCGGCCTCTCGCTCCTCCAGCTCGGCGCGCTCGACCTGCCCTTCGGCGGCGTCGGTGAGAGCGGCATGGGCCGCTACCACGGCTCGTATTCCCTGGACACCTTCAGTCACCTCAAGTCCGTCCTCGACAAGCCACTCAAGCCCGACACGCTGGGCGTGGCCACCCCGCCCTACACCCCCTTCAAGGACCGCATCCTGCGCCGCATCACGTGA
- a CDS encoding TetR/AcrR family transcriptional regulator → MTGTQARRGRPRDASRDRALLDATLAVLTESGYGALTTAAVAARAGVSTATLYRRWPSKEVMVVDAAAAYAKELTAQPDTGTLEGDLRALLRDKAASLTGNEGGVLRTLIGEAAYSPSLAEALTNAFMVPVRQRMEEITQRAVDRGEIPPVEHPDLLGDMVIGPMMSKFFLTPLPPNQVDPATASETADRMLSFLLRALGHETHGTVTSDT, encoded by the coding sequence ATGACCGGGACGCAGGCACGTCGGGGGCGCCCCCGCGACGCCTCTCGCGACCGTGCGCTGCTGGACGCGACTCTGGCCGTCCTGACCGAGAGCGGTTACGGCGCGCTCACCACCGCCGCCGTCGCGGCCCGCGCCGGAGTGTCCACCGCCACTCTCTACCGGCGCTGGCCGTCCAAGGAGGTGATGGTCGTCGACGCCGCCGCCGCGTACGCCAAGGAACTGACGGCGCAGCCGGACACCGGCACACTCGAAGGGGACCTGCGTGCCCTGCTCCGGGACAAAGCGGCTTCCCTGACCGGCAACGAGGGAGGGGTACTGCGCACTCTGATCGGCGAGGCCGCGTACAGCCCCTCCCTGGCCGAGGCCCTCACGAACGCCTTCATGGTGCCCGTGCGCCAACGCATGGAGGAAATAACGCAACGCGCCGTTGACCGGGGCGAGATCCCGCCGGTGGAGCACCCCGACCTACTCGGCGACATGGTGATCGGCCCCATGATGAGCAAGTTCTTCCTCACCCCCCTGCCGCCGAACCAAGTCGACCCCGCCACTGCGTCAGAGACCGCCGACCGCATGCTGTCCTTCCTCCTGCGCGCCTTGGGACACGAGACGCACGGCACGGTCACGAGCGACACGTGA